The genomic stretch ctcactcctttcccaaccactgcttccctttcatgcccctcgactcttataactgccatctggtttctgtacaaattgtaaatagcctttcgctccctgtattttacccctgccaccttcagaatttgaaagagagtattccagttaacgttgtcaaaagctttctctaagtctacaaatgctagaaacgtaggtttgccttttcttaatctttcttctaagataagtcgtaaggttagtattgcctcacgtgttccaacatttctacggaatccaaactgatcttccccgaggtccacttctaccggtttttccattcgtctgtaaagaattcgcgttagtattttgcagttttgacttattaaactggtagttcggtaattttcacatctgtcaacacctgctttctttgggattggaattattacattcttcttgaagtctgtgagtatttcgcctgtctcatacatcttgctcaccagatggtagagttttgtcatgactggctctcccaaggccatcagtagttctaatgcaatgttgtctactcccggggccttgtttcgactcaggtctttcagtgctctgtcaaactcttcacgcagtatcttatctcccatttcatcttcatctacatcctcttccatttccataatattgtcctcaaatacatcgcccttgtataaaccctctatatactccttccacctttctgccttcccttctttgctcagaactgggttgccatctgggctcttgatattcatacaagtggttctcttttctccaaaggtctctttaattttcctttaggcagtatctgtcttacccctagtgagacaagcctctacatccttacatttgtcctctagccatccctgcttagccattttgcacttcctgtcgatctcatcgaCAACCTATACGATCGATCGAGCAACCTATACGGTCTAAATGTTATGGCTAAAAttaattcttttcatttttctgttgttttaGTCTTCGAGCCGATGTCTCCGTTAGTACAGCAACCTATACGACCTAAATGTTATGACTACTTGTTTaactgtctttggaacgaaatacaccactAATTCTATCAGGGATCCGatggtttgttggtaggtttgtgggagtatgtggcatttGATGCCTAcgcacgtaattcgcgtaaataacaggccgctaAATTGCGcacgcagtgatggcgcccgatagcaacacaggtgggttccataggatttacaaaaGGCGAATTTGttcgccgagacgtcaacgtgagttcactataatgctcctcaaatgactgtagcacggttctggctcggtGACACGTACAGTTACAGAGCTGAAAGATGACAACGCCGTcggcgaagacatcaagcatgaagggatgcaggtggttcgcagctgtcggtCTGTCTTCTATTACTACGACATGTCCCATGCGAGGGGGAGAGAATGTTCTCCCATACCACAATTCTGCCGCCACCAGTCTGAGTatgtggcgcactgcacgtttcgagctgccgttcacctcgatgacggcgtttgtgcagacgacgatcgacctactgtagcaaaaatgtgattcaccagaagagccgacatgtttccactaATTGACGGTCGAATCTCGTTGGTGTCGTACCCATTGCAGCCGTAAATGACGACGACGCTGGGTCAATATGTGAAgccgtaggggtggtctgctgcggagctccttgttcaacaatgtacgacgaacaaTGTGCTCAGAAACACTTTCACGTGCTGCAACAAAGACGgagtattcctcctgtggataggccccaggagtcaaggcgaagaaaataaccagcagcctagccgacgccgacacgttgCATCggactaggagccgtcatacgctcgaagattttgtaacttttgcagcagctctgtagtatacgggtgctcagcaccgccagttctcggggtcggaagcctaaggcggcgagatccctcgccgatgCTGGAGACCATACGCCCCTCCagctcaacgtcgcggtggacacagtcacctcctcaacgtcacggtgcaggttggagatggcacgccggatggacggcgtgtcatagtaggccgccttctgggagtgacaccagtcgagccggagatggtctccgactatctgggcgtcgaccacgcgggcgatgccgtctttgaccgccaccacgtcaggcttgcggatgccctcaggtgttcggaggtggggctccacggagacgttgaagcccctctgcgcgagtccacgggcgacataacgcacaacagcgtcatggcgcttgacccgggacccgtgcgtcctaaagcaagcctgaagtacgtggttggcggtctccacggcctggcaccccccgcggcatctggtgtccgcctcccgcccgcgactgcgccgtgccttcgtggggaaggcgttgatgcgggcgcggagggcgtcgatgtattcacgcccagatagcaggcgactggtgtcggcgacccactgatgttggccactgacggcggcagaggatgatagcgccgcaccgtcaatggcgatgtgtaggcgcgccgcccgcATTTCCCCAACCTGCGCTGACgacttgaggaggtggccctcccacgtcaagtgacgctccagcacctcgatctcacgctgcacctcatccaggcccgtaccgtcgcaggctggccctatcttcttcagcgccaggagacgggaccgacggagcgtTGGGCCCATCcaacggcaagatggaatgccgaggcccccctgggcaacaggagcatggaagtatcccaggggggtgtccgccggaaggcggaaccatctcctgacggcggctcgGATGGTGATGTCAGCCGACTTCaaggcacccacccgggtgcggccgagggccagcccatggtacaggccagggagaagtacgttggtgagagcgtggaggcgctgttgcggcttcagtggagctcgggagatgacgtcaagctgctccaccaggtggcgtcgtggattgaagacacagcgacccgccgtggagaattgcagccccaggtaccggaaggtttcactcacacgcagggcaggcatggtggtattgcctgccttgaaggtgacattgctgtccaccttcaccttcttctcgcgccctgacgcgactaaggcgaaggtgaaacacttccgggcgttgatctgcagccccaggtgggcgagggctgcggtagctgcatcgatgagggactgcaagcccctcggggtcgctgcaaacagcaagacgtcatctgcaaaggccgcagcgttgactctgcgtccaagtatccgagctccgatgtgggagggcagttggcctaaaacgtagtccaccgcaaagttgaacaggaggggggagaggggatcgccctggcgaacgccccgtgctggctgcacatacacgcccacgccggcgccgtccgctatcactgtcgtgctgccctcgtagcaccgctcgacatactcgacaaagcaatccggcaggccatgcgccctcagcacggggcgaagggcagcatgatctaccgattcgaatgccttagatacgtcgatcgacgccacaaagacagagcggcaggggcgaactgcgtcggtgagagcagtgtctaagatgaaagtattttccaacatcccatcccgagggatgaatgcccgctgacgttcgtccacagcacatgcgcgcatcaggcgtgacgcgagaaccttgtgaaaggtccgcgccagcaccgagcagaccgtaatggggcgaaagtcagcgggggatgttggtgcagccgttttcgggagaagggacgtccgcgcgctgcggagctccttgttcaacaatgtacgacgaacgatGTGCTCAGAAACACTTTCACGTGCTGCAACactgtactctttcggcagagataccacagatcaccctGTACCCTACTTTGCAgatcagacaagcctccgaacgccacgttctttgaagagtcgtggacgtccaaccatctaGCACTTGGTGGTAAGTTTCGCTGCCCTTCTGTCTTTTTCCGTAGGCGCTGACGATAGTAGAACGAGAAAATGCGACCAGTTTCGCCGTTGTCGAGAAAGTCGTCCGTAGGCTCCGAGTAATAATAACTCAGGTCtgtgacataaaaattgtttcaaacttaATTAAGTGGTTTTTTATAGtattttcaacgctgatttcgagaaaaatagtaaaaaattcaATGACGTACaggtatttcacaaactgcttgtctagttttagcttttttagATATTTCAGCTCTCtattgagtttgaattttggttttgggatctccataaactgttatttagccgttgttacactagatatacgtaaaataaacagtaattaggagaaaccagcagtactTTCATGTTAttgcctgtctgtcgcgctgccccttcccccgtCATTAcgaagcagtgagcttctgctgttgtccctcagttcacagtacctcttcactctgtgcagttcacgtgttgttgttactagtgctttaaagtagtgactgttttcttgtgttgtgaagttgttctATGAACAATGGACAGTGGCTACCAGAagatgtataaactcgccagattgcttctgctacatttgtggtaactatactgtcaaaatccggccggagtggccaagcggttctaggcgctacagtctggagctgcgcgaccgctgcggtcgcaggttcgaatcctgcctcgggcatggatgtgtgtgatgtccttaggttagttaggtttaagtagttctaagttctgggggactgatgacctcagaagttaagtcccatagtgctcagaaccatttgaaccattttttattccatcaaaaagcaacaaagaaacatttccgattttgttgcgaaagtatatttcgcctattttggcATAAAGTTAGGTCATCAAGATAAGCCTTtggccccacacaaagtttgttcagtgtgtgttgaagaactgaggcaatggtttcaacgtaaaaagaaGTCCTTACGctttggaataccaatggtttggtgagagcccaaaaatcatagttatGACTGCTATTTctgttcttgcaacgtacgaggtttcaatttgaaaaacaaaaaggatatatcttaccctaacattcaatcagccattcgccctgttcctcatggacctgaagtaccaataccctcACCTCCAGATTCTTTCGATGATGTAGATGctcacgagccattggctcagcaaggtgatagtgaagaagacagagattgctacgatcctggcacaaccgGTCCCATTCTGAAttgaactgaacgatttagttagagacctaggcctttctaaagaatcgcAGAGGTTTTAGGATGTAGATTGAAAGATAAACGTATGTTGGCTACGGATACATCCTTTTCCtggtatcgatcgagggaaaagaAGTCGGAATCTCTCTTCACTCAAGAtggtgacctggtgttttgcagtgatgttcctggacttattgcacgtttcaaaatagaatatgctcctgatgggtggagactttttattgattcttcaaaaagaagccttaaaacaGTACTTCTACACActggcaataagtatgcttctataccagttggacactcggctcacttaaaagaatgttacgaaaatcTTGAACTGGctttaagcaaactctgctattcagtCCACAAATGTGGTAATTTAAagttgatttcaatgctgcttgttcaacaaagtggctatacaaagttcccttgctttctctgtgaatgggatagtagagacagaaagcaacactacataaaaaaagcttggcccttgagaaaaaccttacaggtaggAGTTAAAAATGTTGAAAGGAAAAGCCTTGTGGACCCCAAAAATGTgctacttccaccacttcacattaagttggggaTGATGAAGCAATTTGTTAATGCTTTGCCAGAAGAAGGGGAGTGTTTctgatatctttgtggacagttccCTGGTTTATCCgaggaaggaatctttgtcggaccagacattagGGAACTAATGCCAGTTTCCAAGTTTGTGAACAAAATGGAAACAAACGAAACGGCAGCATGGATATCTTTTAAACTAGTTGTTACCGGTTTCCAatgaaacaaaagagatccaaactacaagacaatcgcCGCAGACATGCTCGagaactttaagaagctgggctgtaacatgagcattaaagttcattttctccactcacaacttgactacttccctgcaaaccttggtgaaGATTCCACCAAcagatcaaagaaatggaaagaagatatcagtgAAGATGCAACGTCGACATGAGAGTGGACTACTGCTGTATGATAAAAAGTGATGATGCTCAACGGGTCCACACCCGGAAAtacaataaaagaagcttcgacagaaagcgaaagctttattataaggacttatgagcttaaagagaaatgttAAGTGTACTTGAAATGTAGTTTAAAACttgattataaataaaataaaattttataacgttggtataaatgtgataaattgcttaaattttgttattatactcaAAAATATTCCCTTTTTGTGAtaaaacctgacgtgatagaaaaaaaatggattgcatttttgaaattatcgctgaaaagtacataaaagtcggttatcaaatttcaaacaactttcaataaatattttttgcaGGCCTGTGTAATCTGCGCTTTGTCGCTTATCTTGCAGTAGTTGTAATGTTAACAAATGTCGCAGTAGGCAGTGGTTGTAATATTTGGGCTTATCTCTGTATATTCGCTGTAAACAGCAACTATATTCAagccttagtctccctctaccattttcatcAGCCACACTTACATTACTAGACTGTCTATTCCCAGGCTGTGTCGCACCAAATTGTCACGCTATTTCTTCTTTCTGTCAGTTTAAACCACGAAATTCTAATCTCACCAATGCGATTCAGTTCCTCTTGACTGGATGTTTGAAATAGATCAATCGTTTTATTATAAGAAATTTTGTCGCAACAGTTAAGTCCCTTTCTGGACTAAGGAGAACTCTGTTCGATACTTCTATCTTAATTTATAACTGATTAAAATTTTTGGTACAAGCATCGGTATATATGAGTATTTAATGTCAGATTATGTGTGCAGTTTATTTGCTGTGTACTGTTGGTGGAGGATTAAggggaaaagaaaacaaaacggagtatatatatttttatattgtttattccTAGAAAAAAGATCACGTCGAAGGTCGCAAGACCACCGACGGGGTTTGAAGAAGCGTGCACAACAGTGAGTAACTGTTATTCATTGGGCGCAGCGATGGAATCAATAAATTAGTTGATGGAAGGGAGTTGTTGACGACGACTGGTGAGAAGTGAAGGAAGAGTTTGGTGGAGAGTTCACTCCGTGGCGGCAGCGTCGAGGCTCCATCCGGTTTGCCAACAGCACTGCGGATTCTGCGGACAAAGCAAAAAGGAATCGTCAGGTTTAACTTCGAAATGTCTTACGACGCTCTTTGAGTTCACTAAAGACTACCAGCTCGTTATCACTTAGCCTTATATTTTGCAATGGACTACATTTGTATGCTAACTGAATTGGACCTGTTCTCTCTACTGCGAATTATTGAAAATAGTTTGAGATTTCTAGTGTATATATTATCCTTAGAAGCTTGCCAATATCAGTGATACGCACATGTAGTGAAACATATCTGGTAAAGAGCATCAAGAAGGCAACATGGAGTTCAGAATTACGTAGTACGCACAGTGTGTGTCTGGCAGTATTAGTAGCGTTATGTGAAACAAGTATGATACTGAACAGCAGAGTGTGTCGGGTCAAGGGAGAAGACCTCGAGTGTCAAAAGGTGAAGAATGTTGGTTAACATCATCTGTTTTCCCTTCCAGTTGAGTGGATGTGAAAGAAACATGGCCATCCTTAACTGCATATGTTTTACTTACAGAGTAAAACATAAAACTACACCATTCGAGCTACTAAACTGCCAAAATACGAGCTTGGGAGTATCCTTTCATAACCAAGACTACGAAATAGTCTGCATATTCAATGCGAGAGTGTTTACAAATGCACATCAAATTTATCAAAACATTCTATTTGTGTCTCAGTCAATTTTCAACACATAAAAAAGTTAAAGGTGTCATTTACTCGAATGCTAAACACCGAAAGTTCTTTACCAAGCGTGTTCCTATTGTAGGTAGTACGCCCTTGGTTTCTTCCGATGTTTGAACTAATGTAATGTGTCCCACCCACTTTTTCAGTTATTCTGAGAATACTTTCTGCCTATAATAACTCGTCTGTTTGAAAAATGCCAGTAAGGACCACGTGGGAATACAACGTATTTGGTCTCGACAGAAATTGAGCTAGTACTGAGGCTGGAcaaacaaaataagataaaatctCAAAATAAAATAATGTCTCAAAATAAGTGAGGCCATATTCGCAGCAATGACACTGATTAGGTAACTTTTGACCGCGCCCTTGAGAATGTGGAAAACTCTGCGTGGCTTGGAAGAGTAAATTCTCACGACAATGTAGCCTTGAAAGAAGTTGTCCAGTAGGGTACAGAAGAGCTCTTGCATCTACGAGAATGTTAAATCGCTTTTATGAGGTCCCAGGGTGGCAGGAGAAGCAAACCCAGTGATTTTCAAAGGTAACCCCAGCCTCGAAAAAGTGAATCATCAAAACAAATTGGATCAATTGAGAAGCGAAGAGATGAGGGTGAGATAGCTGTTGTCAAGACAGCACTAGTAGAACGAGGAAAAACATTTAGACACTACAGGTTTGGGCTCATGGTAAGGATTGTACCCGTGAGGACAGCTGGATTAAATGTGGAGAGAGAAGTTGGAAACATTCAGTGGGCAGGAAGATCAAGAATACTTTGGTTGGTCGCTATAAAGAAGGCATTGTGCTGATATAAGGAACACTGGGCGATGAAACTAAGGACTACAGGTATCGCATATGGAGTTGTTCACGTCCATGGCACAAAAAGAAAGTGGACTAGCGGAGAAGCGTCCGAAATATCCAGACTCGGTGGACACGACACATGTCAAATTGGAACAACCAAGAAGGGATCGAGTAAAGGAGGAAAGTGAAATGAAGGGGATCGGCTGATAACACGCTGTATTGACGTCATATAGAAGGACATGTTGAAAACTACAGGAGATTAATTCATAGGAAGATGACGGGGCGTTTGTACTCAGCACCTGGGAAAATGCAACTACAGGTGATGGTGACATACATATTTGATGAAACTGTTACCTCGTTAGTGGAAAGTGAGGACATACAGTATCTGGTTCTATCATAACTTGCAAATGGTAATGTAATTCGTGGGTCTCAGACTGAATGatttctcaacgtattgtccgtTTTTTGAACTCACCTGAACTGTGAAGTGGCACATCCTGTTCTTGGTGATGCATTTAGTGGTAAGCCAGACCGTGTCCGTAGCCGTAGGCGGCGTAGGAGAGGGCGGGGGCGGCGGCCACCTTAGCGATGGCGGGGGCGGCGTACGCGGCGTAAGCGGGGGCGGCGTAGCTcactgcgggggcggcggcgtaGGCCACAGCAGGGGCGGCGACCTTAGCcacggcgggggcggcgtaggctacGGCAGGGGCGGCAGCcacggcgggggcggcgtaggccacgGCGGGGGCGGCGACCTTAGCGACGGCAGGGGCGGCGTAGGCGGCGTATGCGGGAGCTGCGTAGCTCACGGCGGGGGCGGCGTAGCTgatggcgggggcggcgtaggaCACCCTGGCGACGGGAGCGGCAACCCTGGCGacagcgggggcggcgtaggccacggcgggggcggcgaccttagcgacggcgggggcggcgtatGCGGCGTAGGCAGGGGCAGCGTAGCTCACAGCGGGGGCGGCGTAGCTCACAGCGGGGGCGGCGTAGCCGATACCGTGGGCGGCGTAGCcgatggcgggggcggcgccgTAGCCCAGACCCAGGAGACCGCGCTTCTCCTGCTTCTTCTCTTCGGCGACTGCCTCCGGGGCGGCCTCCTTCTTCTCAGCGGCCTCTTCGGCGTAGGCAACTACGGCGAGGGCGAGGAAGACAATAGCCTGCAAGCAAGAAGGCATCTCTTAGTTACAAGTATTCTGCTGCACCTATGCAGGTGATCCTCTCTCTGAGACAGCCACACACGCAAACACAGTACAAACTCGAACTAGCACCACGATTTACTGTCCATTGTTGATTCCATAAATGATATTGATCAGAAAGAAAGTGTGTTCCGTACCATAGACATAGTACCAAAACTTTAGCGAAGCACTGCACAAGAAGTAAAGTGTGCTAGCCAGATGTGGCACAAGTTATAGGAGAAGCGACTTCAATTCCTGCGATGTGAACTTTGTGTGAGCACTCAAGTTTAGAATTTAGTGTCCCATCGATAACGAGGCAACAAGAGTCGAAGCAAAAGCTCTCTTTATGTACGAAGGaggaaaggaaatcgaccgtgccctttcaacagAACCATTAGAGCATTTTTCTTGAGCGATTTAAAAAACAAATCTGGAAAAACCTGAGTCCACATGCccggatttgaacagtcgtccccTTGAATGCGAGCCTGGGGTCTTAGCAGTGCACCACTCACACTGGCGATTCTACACGATGAACGGTGCTCAGAAATCTTCAGCGGAAAGTGTTATCAGGAAGACAGCACATCTTAACCTATGAAATATTCTCGGGTTGTCAATCGAGTCGTGGTATCATGTTATCCCAACGTTTCGACGGATTCCTACTAGTCACCTTCAGGcgaattccgaagaaatgttgcgtCAACACGACGCTTATGACTCGGTTGGTCATCAGTGAAATGCACCGAAAGAGCCTGCATTCCAAACAGTGCTTCTTAAGTCTGGCATGAAGTGCGGCTTCCCGTTGTGCTTCTCTTAACACGTGATTCAAATAGTCCATTCCATTTCGCATCACATAGCAATGTCGCAAAAAGATAAGTGTTAAAGAGATACAAGATTTTTTTAGTAAATTTACGTGTTTGCTGTTCAACTTTCTGTGATGAACTCTCTTACGTGAGACTGGAACATTTCAAACATACTATCGGTTGTCATCTTCAGGCATAAATGCATTGAGAATACATTTTAAAACGCTCGCCCCTATTAAATAGTATTAATAGAACAGGCTGAGGAGCTTGACGTCTCGCGAAGTGACAGTTACTGGGGAAAACCAGGAAACTGGGACTCAGACGGGTAAATACTAACAGACTTTCTTATCGCTCATAATTTGCGACTGTAACGGAAAAATGGGATATACCACAATGGCAAAACAAAAACCCTTCGCCACACAGCGATAGGGGATTCGCAGTATTTAAATGTAGGACTTTATGTCCTATTGTCCTATCTTAGGGAGACCTGCATTTCTTCGTTTTGATATCTGCATACTGGAATCTCTTTATTACATATGGTATGGCAGTTCTGCTGTAATTTCAGCCTGGAAGGCAAAAGAGTTCGATTTACTGTAGATGTCGGATCGCTTGTAGGAGTGTCTGTCATTTCTCATAATGTTTCGTGTAGGTCGCAGTTGATCATTTTGACCACAGTTCACATTTTCCCACAGTTTCCCTTTAGTTGGCAGTGTAGGAACAAATGTAATATCACAGATTTGTTGGAAGAATCCTTAGAGGATATTGTTACGCTCGAGAAAAATACGGCTGGTAATCGGAAACTAATGCTAAGAGACCTAAAGCCAAATGTGTACACTTTATTTGGTACAAAGAATGCAGCAACCCGATAGAACTTTAGGTTTCTTTTCGTCATTGTCTCCATAACGGTTTAGGCACTTTTCGCTTTGTAGGACGAATTAAAATA from Schistocerca serialis cubense isolate TAMUIC-IGC-003099 chromosome 10, iqSchSeri2.2, whole genome shotgun sequence encodes the following:
- the LOC126425089 gene encoding cuticle protein 16.5-like, whose translation is MKVLAIVFLALAVVAYAEEAAEKKEAAPEAVAEEKKQEKRGLLGLGYGAAPAIGYAAHGIGYAAPAVSYAAPAVSYAAPAYAAYAAPAVAKVAAPAVAYAAPAVARVAAPVARVSYAAPAISYAAPAVSYAAPAYAAYAAPAVAKVAAPAVAYAAPAVAAAPAVAYAAPAVAKVAAPAVAYAAAPAVSYAAPAYAAYAAPAIAKVAAAPALSYAAYGYGHGLAYH